In Methanothermobacter sp., a genomic segment contains:
- a CDS encoding TfuA-related McrA-glycine thioamidation protein produces MHGKRIIIFTGPSLSHREASDILRADYRPPVRRGDIIDALSEKPEIIGIIDGVFHQSPAVGHREIVEALRMGVTVVGGASMGALRASELHDLGMVGVGRIFRAYLNGDLESDDDVAVAFNPETLEAFSDSLVSIHFNFKRALRRGIIGEDDFKELMKIAKDLFYPLRNYKRILHDAEIPENRRASLMSFLESEGRDIKREDALEVIKYIKRLVSSDDEDHGCETHGS; encoded by the coding sequence ATGCATGGAAAAAGGATCATAATATTTACAGGGCCATCACTTTCCCACCGTGAGGCATCAGATATCCTAAGGGCAGATTACAGACCCCCTGTAAGGCGGGGTGACATCATTGATGCTCTCTCAGAGAAGCCAGAGATAATAGGGATAATTGACGGTGTTTTCCATCAGAGCCCGGCGGTGGGACACCGTGAGATCGTTGAGGCCCTCAGGATGGGTGTTACCGTTGTTGGAGGGGCCAGTATGGGTGCCCTAAGGGCTTCTGAACTCCATGATCTGGGAATGGTGGGAGTCGGCCGTATATTCAGGGCCTACCTGAATGGTGATCTGGAATCTGATGATGATGTTGCAGTTGCCTTCAACCCCGAAACCCTTGAGGCCTTCTCTGATTCCCTTGTGAGCATTCATTTTAACTTTAAAAGGGCCCTTAGAAGGGGTATCATCGGTGAAGATGACTTCAAAGAACTCATGAAAATCGCTAAGGATCTATTTTATCCCCTCAGGAACTACAAGAGAATTCTGCATGATGCAGAGATACCTGAAAACAGAAGGGCATCCCTCATGTCATTCCTTGAATCTGAGGGGAGGGATATAAAAAGGGAGGATGCCCTTGAGGTTATAAAATACATTAAAAGACTGGTAAGCTCTGATGATGAGGATCATGGATGTGAAACTCATGGATCTTGA
- the larE gene encoding ATP-dependent sacrificial sulfur transferase LarE has product MDVKLMDLESKIEKVKEALKGRRVAVGFSGGADSTALLDIAVDSADAVAAFTVDTGVMPRGFIENASSIAGSLGVEHFIINRPLLENQEFVSNTPQRCLVCKNIIYSSILEEAKKRGFEAVLDGTTASDMFEDRPGTLVNHLLGIETPLLDAGITRSDVLEYLKKRNLEYSENTTCLATRIKDQEITPERINRVSYAETLIRGLYGEGSVRVRHEGGSAIIEVDEPERLLNAANLRHIKNELMAVGFERVLLDLTGYRESERDIVLYSPCRDAESRIMFEVKLPYHIDIKETCERMEKRKPRCSEKMGVIMVEVGDSNVTIFRNGKIVARRVRDREDAEDVLLEVLPHIIREHEDIESQNHSPPQT; this is encoded by the coding sequence ATGGATGTGAAACTCATGGATCTTGAATCAAAGATAGAAAAGGTGAAGGAGGCCCTCAAGGGCCGAAGGGTTGCTGTTGGATTCTCAGGGGGGGCTGATAGTACAGCACTGCTTGATATTGCAGTGGATTCGGCTGATGCAGTTGCTGCATTCACAGTTGACACAGGTGTTATGCCCCGTGGCTTTATAGAAAATGCATCATCAATTGCCGGATCCCTTGGGGTTGAGCACTTTATAATAAACAGGCCGCTCCTTGAAAACCAGGAGTTTGTGAGTAACACCCCCCAGAGGTGCCTTGTATGCAAGAACATCATATACAGTTCAATACTCGAAGAGGCCAAAAAAAGGGGTTTTGAGGCGGTCCTTGATGGAACAACCGCAAGTGACATGTTTGAGGACCGTCCTGGCACCCTAGTTAACCATCTGCTGGGTATAGAGACCCCTCTACTCGATGCGGGGATTACACGGAGTGACGTCCTTGAATATCTCAAAAAAAGGAACCTTGAATACTCAGAGAATACCACATGCCTTGCAACAAGGATAAAGGATCAGGAGATAACGCCTGAACGGATAAACAGGGTATCATATGCTGAAACCCTCATCAGGGGACTCTACGGTGAGGGCAGCGTGAGGGTCAGACATGAGGGGGGCTCTGCAATAATAGAGGTTGATGAACCTGAGAGGCTCCTCAATGCAGCAAATCTGAGGCATATAAAGAATGAGTTGATGGCCGTCGGGTTTGAGAGAGTGCTCCTGGACCTCACAGGCTACAGGGAGAGTGAGAGGGACATTGTACTTTACAGTCCTTGCAGGGATGCTGAATCAAGGATAATGTTCGAGGTTAAGCTGCCCTACCACATCGATATAAAAGAAACTTGTGAAAGGATGGAAAAGAGGAAGCCCCGATGCTCAGAGAAGATGGGTGTCATCATGGTTGAGGTGGGTGACAGTAACGTGACCATATTCAGGAACGGGAAGATAGTGGCAAGAAGGGTTAGGGACAGGGAAGATGCCGAGGATGTGCTCCTTGAGGTGCTGCCACACATAATAAGGGAGCATGAGGACATAGAGTCACAGAACCACTCCCCACCACAAACATGA